Proteins from a genomic interval of Musa acuminata AAA Group cultivar baxijiao chromosome BXJ1-9, Cavendish_Baxijiao_AAA, whole genome shotgun sequence:
- the LOC135592958 gene encoding peroxisomal nicotinamide adenine dinucleotide carrier-like, whose translation MSNALVNGLAGAGGGMIVQIITYPLQTVNTRQQTERIAKKTSLAAAASGGDLSSSEAAPSSAGGTIYQILQLFKMEGWGGLYSGLKPSLVGTAASQGIYYYFYQVLKNEAEAAAAARKKKGLGDGTVGMFSWLVVAAIAGSLNVLLTNPIWVLVTRMQTHTQAERKIMEARKEAILREFAGTTYMEHELVKLDLMKPRPYGTFHAVREVYHEAGIKGFWKGLIPTLIMVCNPSIQFMIYETSLKHLRSKRTGTKHGDKNVTALEVFLLGALAKLGATLATYPLLVVKSRLQAKQEIGRNAMSRYTGTVDAILKMIRYEGLRGFYKGMGTKIVQSVFAASVLFMVKEEFVKAFIFIADERKKHRLKSGK comes from the exons ATGTCGAACGCTTTGGTAAACGGCTTAGCCGGGGCCGGCGGAGGCATGATAGTTCAGATCATCACCTATCCTCTACAGACC GTGAACACTCGTCAACAGACCGAGAGGATTGCCAAGAAGACGTCGCTGGCCGCGGCCGCGAGCGGTGGCGACCTCTCTTCTTCAGAAGCGGCACCATCTTCCGCTGGCGGAACCATCTACCAGATCCTTCAG CTCTTTAAAATGGAAGGTTGGGGAGGGCTGTACAGTGGTCTGAAGCCATCTCTCGTGGGCACCGCCGCGTCTCAG GGAATATATTATTACTTCTATCAGGTACTTAAGAATGAGGCAGAGGCTGCGGCCGCTGCACGCAAGAAGAAAGGGCTCGGTGATGGTACTGTTGGCATGTTCTCTTGGCTTGTCGTCGCAGCTATTGCAGG GTCCTTGAATGTGCTGCTAACTAATCCAATATGGGTTCTGGTCACTCGTATGCAG ACACATACACAAGCAGAGAGGAAAATCATGGAGGCTAGAAAGGAGGCTATTTTGAGGGAATTTGCAGGTACCACCTATATGGAGCACGAGCTAGTTAAACTTGATTTGATGAAACCTCgtccatatggaacatttcatgcG GTGAGGGAGGTTTATCATGAGGCAGGCATAAAAGGATTCTGGAAAGGACTCATTCCAACCCTTATCATG GTATGCAACCCATCAATCCAGTTTATGATTTATGAAACCTCACTAAAGCACCTGCGGTCAAAGCGTACTGGAACTAAGCATGGGGATAAAAATGTTACTGCTTTAGAG GTTTTCTTGCTGGGGGCATTGGCAAAATTGGGGGCAACTCTGGCAACATATCCTTTATTAGTTGTAAAG TCTAGGTTACAGGCGAAGCAAGAAATTGGCAGGAATGCAATGTCAAGATACACAG GGACTGTGGATGCAATACTAAAGATGATCCGTTACGAAGGACTGCGTGGATTTTATAAAGGCATGGGCACAAAGATCGTACAGAGTGTTTTTGCAGCTTCCGTTCTTTTCATGGTGAAAGAAGAATTCGTCAAGGCTTTTATTTTTATTGCTGACGAGAGAAAGAAACACCGTTTGAAATCTGGGAAGTGA